The stretch of DNA AAACAGGGCACGTAAGTCACCCAGGTCGTGATCAACGAGGCGACGACGCCCGCTGCGATCGGTGAAAACGGCGCCGGGTGCCGATAAGCGCCCAGAAACGCCACGTATTGCACGACTTGAATCAACGGGCCGGGCGTGGTCTCCGCCATGCCGAGGCCGTCGATCATTTCGCCTTCTTGGATCCAACCGTATTTCTCGACCGACTGTTGCCCGACGTAGGGCAACACGGCGTAGGCGCCGCCAAAGGTGACGACGGCCGCCTTGCTGAAGAAAGCGCCTTCCTGCACCAGCACGTGCTCGCGCCCCAGCCAGGCCGTGAGCGCTGCGAGCGGCACGAACCACAGCAACAGGCACGTGACGCCGACGCGCAAGGTGCGACGCCAACTGGGCGCGATGTGCGTGAGCGCCGTTTCGTCAACGACCGGCGTCAGCACAAACGCCGTGGCGTCCGCCTTGTGACCGCGCATGAGGTGAAACGTCTCCGGACGCCACCGCCCGCCACAGAAGCCAATCATGCCAGCCGTGAATACAATCAACGGAAACGGCACATGGAAAGCAAAAATGGCGACGAATGCGGCGGCGGCGATCGCGACCATCACTCCGTTCTTCAACACACGTTTGCTGATCCGCAGCACCGCTTCCAGTACGACGGCGACAATTGCGGGTTTCAGTCCGTAAAAAAGCGCAGTGATAAACTCAGTGTCTTGATATTCCGCGTAGAG from Planctomycetia bacterium encodes:
- the chrA gene encoding chromate efflux transporter, coding for MSDVVDAADPPRGVTYREAFWVWAKIAALSFGGPAGQIAVMHRILVEQKRWISEQRFLHALNFCTLLPGPEAQQLCIYIGWLLHRTLGGLTAGILFVLPGFVSILALSVLYAEYQDTEFITALFYGLKPAIVAVVLEAVLRISKRVLKNGVMVAIAAAAFVAIFAFHVPFPLIVFTAGMIGFCGGRWRPETFHLMRGHKADATAFVLTPVVDETALTHIAPSWRRTLRVGVTCLLLWFVPLAALTAWLGREHVLVQEGAFFSKAAVVTFGGAYAVLPYVGQQSVEKYGWIQEGEMIDGLGMAETTPGPLIQVVQYVAFLGAYRHPAPFSPIAAGVVASLITTWVTYVPCFLYIFVGAPYVERLRNSALWSSALSAVTAAVVGVILNLAIWFALRTLFSERNPWSFPGGEIDVPVWRTIDWAAATIAAAAAVMLLRFKWNLFLVLGICVAAGIAVRAF